A window of the Gossypium hirsutum isolate 1008001.06 chromosome A05, Gossypium_hirsutum_v2.1, whole genome shotgun sequence genome harbors these coding sequences:
- the LOC107897308 gene encoding actin-related protein 5 isoform X1, with the protein MPFISKIQRQTDYNRFPSSTPIVIDNGASYFRIGWAGETEPRVIFRNIVQRPRHKSTGETVTVVGDHDTALLKHFDCTRSGPRSAFDSNVVFQFEIMEYILDFAFDRLGANGSRIDHPILITECVCNPVQSRSKMAELLFETYGVPSVAFGVDAAFSYKYNQQRGICQKDGLAICPGFTTTHVIPFVDGEPVYRGCCRTNIGGYHVTDNLKQLLSLKYPHHMARFTWEKIEDLKMEHCYIAPDYALEARLFLKGSKEAEDKTRCWQLPWVPPPIEEPPSEEEIARKAAIKERQGQRLREMAEAKRSSRINELENQLHGLEFLLQQLAQVEEEEISSFLSKTGYVSKQEIESTLTKVSQSLRKAKGESKVEQAENEEKADSSTSDKYPLINVPDNMLTPEQLKEKKRQIFLKTTTEGRQRAKQKRFEEELEREKKTREDEERRLENPELYLEQMRTKYKELYEKVEQRKRLKTNGGHANGNNSGAVGRGERLNAAQRERMRLLTTAAFDRGKGEDNFGAKDEDWQLYKLMSKDNDDDDDGADEDEAELAWVCSRLQAIDPTFVAKPEPTPSQVATTEVPRVRLLTKEDFQVVLGVERFRCPEILFHPNLVGIDQAGLDEMTGASIRRLASKNEALEDRLTSSIFMTGGCSLFPGLNERLEAGVRMLLPCGSPIKVARALDPVLDAWRGASAYAANLQFQQQTFSRVDYYEKGEDWLRRYQLRYTL; encoded by the exons ATGCCATTCATATCGAAAATCCAAAGGCAAACGGATTACAATCGATTTCCTTCATCAACTCCCATTGTCATCGATAATGGCGCTTCCTATTTTCGTATTGG TTGGGCAGGAGAGACTGAGCCACGGGTTATTTTCCGTAACATTGTTCAAAGACCACGCCACAAATCCACCg ggGAAACTGTGACAGTTGTTGGTGACCATGATACTGCTTTACTGAAACACTTTGATTGCACCCGTTCAGGCCCTCGCTCCGCTTTCGATAGCAATGTTGTTTTTCAGTTTGAAATCAtggaatat ATTCTTGACTTTGCTTTTGATCGGTTGGGCGCAAATGGATCTCGG ATCGATCATCCTATCCTGATCACGGAATGTGTGTGCAACCCAGTTCAGTCTCGCAGTAAAATGGCAGAACTTCTTTTTGAGACTTATGGTGTTCCATCTGTAG CATTTGGTGTTGATGCTGCATTCAGCTATAAGTATAATCAGCAGCGTGGCATTTGTCAGAAAGACGGTCTAGCTATCTGCCCAGGATTTACCACAACTCATGTCATTCCG TTTGTTGATGGGGAGCCTGTATACAGAGGATGCTGCCGAACTAACATTGGTGGATATCATGTCACAGACAATTTGAAGCAACTTCTTTCACTTAAGTATCCTCATCATAT GGCTAGATTCACATGGGAAAAGATTGAAGACTTGAAGATGGAACACTGCTATATTGCACCTGATTATGCTTTAGAAGCTCGATTATTTCTG AAAGGGAGCAAGGAAGCTGAAGATAAAACCAGGTGTTGGCAGCTGCCATGGGTTCCGCCACCAATTGAAGAACCTCCTTCGGAAGAAGAGATTGCAAGAAAGGCTGCTATAAAGGAAAGGCAAGGACAAAGATTGAGAGAAATGGCTGAAGCGAAGAGGTCTTCGAGAATAAATGAACTCGAAAATCAATTGCATGGATTGGAAtttcttttgcaacaacttgcACAAGTTGAAGAGGAAGAAATCTCGTCCTTCCTTTCAAAAACCGGTTATGTTTCTAAACAGGAAATAGAATCAACTCTTACGAAAGTGTCACAGTCATTAAGAAAAGCAAAAGGTGAATCAAAGGTTGAACAAGCTGAAAATGAGGAGAAGGCAGATTCTTCAACGAGTGATAAGTATCCTCTTATCAACGTTCCTGATAACATGCTTACGCCTGAGCAG CTGAAGGAAAAGAAGAGgcagatttttcttaaaacaaCGACCGAGGGACGGCAGCGTGCTAAACAGAAACGCTTCGAAGAAGAATTAGAACGTGAAAAGAAAACCCGGGAAGATGAAGAAAGACGTTT GGAGAATCCAGAGCTTTATCTAGAACAGATGCGTACTAAATACAAAGAGTTGTACGAGAAGGTTGAGCAGCGCAAAAGACTCAAGACAAATGGAGGCCATGCAAATGGGAATAATTCGGGGGCCGTTGGTCGTGGGGAAAGATTGAATGCTGCTCAAAGAGAAAGAATGCGCCTTCTGACAACAGCAGCCTTTGATCGTGGGAAGGGTGAGGATAACTTTGGTGCCAAAGATGAAGATTGGCAGCTTTACAAACTAATGAGCAAAGATAATGATGATGACGATGATGGAGCCGATGAAGATGAAGCAGAGCTGGCTTGGGTTTGTTCTAGGCTCCAG GCAATTGACCCAACATTTGTCGCTAAACCGGAACCAACACCTTCACAGGTGGCTACCACAGAGGTACCACGTGTTCGCCTGCTCACTAAGGAAGATTTCCAAGTTGTACTTGGGGTTGAAAGGTTTCGATGTCCAGAAATATTATTCCACCCCAACTTGGTCGGAATTGATCAAGCAGGTTTAGATGAGATGACAGGGGCCTCGATAAGGAGGTTGGCGAGTAAGAATGAGGCATTGGAGGATAGGTTAACCAGTTCTATCTTTATGACAGGTGGGTGCAGTCTCTTCCCTGGTTTAAATGAACGTTTGGAAGCTGGAGTCCGGATGCTTCTCCCATGTGGGTCACCGATTAAGGTGGCAAGAGCATTGGATCCAGTTCTTGATGCATGGCGCGGCGCTTCGGCATATGCTGCAAACTTGCAGTTCCAACAGCAAACATTCAGTAGGGTGGATTATTACGAGAAGGGAGAGGACTGGCTTCGTCGATATCAACTGCGTTACACACTGTAA
- the LOC107897308 gene encoding actin-related protein 5 isoform X2: protein MAELLFETYGVPSVAFGVDAAFSYKYNQQRGICQKDGLAICPGFTTTHVIPFVDGEPVYRGCCRTNIGGYHVTDNLKQLLSLKYPHHMARFTWEKIEDLKMEHCYIAPDYALEARLFLKGSKEAEDKTRCWQLPWVPPPIEEPPSEEEIARKAAIKERQGQRLREMAEAKRSSRINELENQLHGLEFLLQQLAQVEEEEISSFLSKTGYVSKQEIESTLTKVSQSLRKAKGESKVEQAENEEKADSSTSDKYPLINVPDNMLTPEQLKEKKRQIFLKTTTEGRQRAKQKRFEEELEREKKTREDEERRLENPELYLEQMRTKYKELYEKVEQRKRLKTNGGHANGNNSGAVGRGERLNAAQRERMRLLTTAAFDRGKGEDNFGAKDEDWQLYKLMSKDNDDDDDGADEDEAELAWVCSRLQAIDPTFVAKPEPTPSQVATTEVPRVRLLTKEDFQVVLGVERFRCPEILFHPNLVGIDQAGLDEMTGASIRRLASKNEALEDRLTSSIFMTGGCSLFPGLNERLEAGVRMLLPCGSPIKVARALDPVLDAWRGASAYAANLQFQQQTFSRVDYYEKGEDWLRRYQLRYTL from the exons ATGGCAGAACTTCTTTTTGAGACTTATGGTGTTCCATCTGTAG CATTTGGTGTTGATGCTGCATTCAGCTATAAGTATAATCAGCAGCGTGGCATTTGTCAGAAAGACGGTCTAGCTATCTGCCCAGGATTTACCACAACTCATGTCATTCCG TTTGTTGATGGGGAGCCTGTATACAGAGGATGCTGCCGAACTAACATTGGTGGATATCATGTCACAGACAATTTGAAGCAACTTCTTTCACTTAAGTATCCTCATCATAT GGCTAGATTCACATGGGAAAAGATTGAAGACTTGAAGATGGAACACTGCTATATTGCACCTGATTATGCTTTAGAAGCTCGATTATTTCTG AAAGGGAGCAAGGAAGCTGAAGATAAAACCAGGTGTTGGCAGCTGCCATGGGTTCCGCCACCAATTGAAGAACCTCCTTCGGAAGAAGAGATTGCAAGAAAGGCTGCTATAAAGGAAAGGCAAGGACAAAGATTGAGAGAAATGGCTGAAGCGAAGAGGTCTTCGAGAATAAATGAACTCGAAAATCAATTGCATGGATTGGAAtttcttttgcaacaacttgcACAAGTTGAAGAGGAAGAAATCTCGTCCTTCCTTTCAAAAACCGGTTATGTTTCTAAACAGGAAATAGAATCAACTCTTACGAAAGTGTCACAGTCATTAAGAAAAGCAAAAGGTGAATCAAAGGTTGAACAAGCTGAAAATGAGGAGAAGGCAGATTCTTCAACGAGTGATAAGTATCCTCTTATCAACGTTCCTGATAACATGCTTACGCCTGAGCAG CTGAAGGAAAAGAAGAGgcagatttttcttaaaacaaCGACCGAGGGACGGCAGCGTGCTAAACAGAAACGCTTCGAAGAAGAATTAGAACGTGAAAAGAAAACCCGGGAAGATGAAGAAAGACGTTT GGAGAATCCAGAGCTTTATCTAGAACAGATGCGTACTAAATACAAAGAGTTGTACGAGAAGGTTGAGCAGCGCAAAAGACTCAAGACAAATGGAGGCCATGCAAATGGGAATAATTCGGGGGCCGTTGGTCGTGGGGAAAGATTGAATGCTGCTCAAAGAGAAAGAATGCGCCTTCTGACAACAGCAGCCTTTGATCGTGGGAAGGGTGAGGATAACTTTGGTGCCAAAGATGAAGATTGGCAGCTTTACAAACTAATGAGCAAAGATAATGATGATGACGATGATGGAGCCGATGAAGATGAAGCAGAGCTGGCTTGGGTTTGTTCTAGGCTCCAG GCAATTGACCCAACATTTGTCGCTAAACCGGAACCAACACCTTCACAGGTGGCTACCACAGAGGTACCACGTGTTCGCCTGCTCACTAAGGAAGATTTCCAAGTTGTACTTGGGGTTGAAAGGTTTCGATGTCCAGAAATATTATTCCACCCCAACTTGGTCGGAATTGATCAAGCAGGTTTAGATGAGATGACAGGGGCCTCGATAAGGAGGTTGGCGAGTAAGAATGAGGCATTGGAGGATAGGTTAACCAGTTCTATCTTTATGACAGGTGGGTGCAGTCTCTTCCCTGGTTTAAATGAACGTTTGGAAGCTGGAGTCCGGATGCTTCTCCCATGTGGGTCACCGATTAAGGTGGCAAGAGCATTGGATCCAGTTCTTGATGCATGGCGCGGCGCTTCGGCATATGCTGCAAACTTGCAGTTCCAACAGCAAACATTCAGTAGGGTGGATTATTACGAGAAGGGAGAGGACTGGCTTCGTCGATATCAACTGCGTTACACACTGTAA